A genomic stretch from Xylanivirga thermophila includes:
- the truB gene encoding tRNA pseudouridine(55) synthase TruB produces MNGIINVLKPPGMTSSNVVVYLRKLLKVPKVGHTGTLDPQAVGVLPICIGKATKLSDFLMSDRKTYIGELTLGVKTDTLDVEGKVISSKPVKCNIENIEEAFKVFSGDIEQIPPVYSAIKYKGQKLYKLAREGIEVSMPPREITIYKNEIIKYYPPDKVFFKVECSKGTYIRSLCRDIGDYLGCGAYMSFLMRSQSGYFDISHSYTLDEIEKYYKNGAIESFLIPMDLPLIKLKSIYISSKVYNKLLNGNAVYVDFIDNKQDIVYNEYVKVYCKGQFIGVGIFKDDCLKMKNVLL; encoded by the coding sequence ATGAATGGAATAATAAATGTTTTGAAACCACCAGGAATGACATCAAGTAACGTTGTTGTTTATTTAAGAAAATTATTAAAAGTGCCCAAGGTAGGTCATACTGGTACATTGGATCCTCAGGCAGTTGGAGTACTCCCAATATGTATAGGAAAGGCAACAAAACTCTCAGACTTTCTCATGAGTGATAGGAAAACCTATATAGGGGAGCTAACTCTAGGAGTAAAAACTGATACTTTGGATGTAGAAGGTAAGGTGATATCTTCTAAGCCTGTTAAGTGTAATATAGAAAACATAGAAGAGGCATTTAAGGTATTTTCCGGTGATATAGAGCAGATTCCTCCCGTATATTCGGCGATAAAGTATAAGGGTCAAAAACTTTATAAGCTCGCTAGAGAAGGCATAGAGGTATCCATGCCTCCTAGAGAGATTACTATTTATAAAAATGAAATAATAAAATATTATCCGCCTGATAAAGTTTTCTTTAAAGTGGAATGTTCAAAAGGTACATATATACGTTCATTATGTAGGGATATAGGTGATTACTTAGGTTGTGGTGCATATATGTCTTTTTTAATGCGTAGTCAGAGTGGATATTTTGATATTAGTCATTCGTATACATTAGATGAGATAGAAAAATATTACAAAAATGGAGCAATTGAATCTTTTCTGATTCCAATGGATCTTCCGCTTATAAAATTAAAAAGTATATATATATCATCGAAAGTATATAATAAACTGCTAAACGGCAATGCTGTTTATGTGGATTTTATTGATAATAAGCAGGACATTGTTTATAATGAGTATGTAAAGGTATATTGTAAAGGACAATTTATAGGTGTAGGGATTTTTAAGGATGATTGCCTAAAGATGAAGAATGTATTATTGTGA